Proteins encoded together in one Microplitis mediator isolate UGA2020A chromosome 7, iyMicMedi2.1, whole genome shotgun sequence window:
- the LOC130671392 gene encoding scavenger receptor class B member 1-like, with the protein MKIPAQLQEFKKCLIIFMVGIICSILSCTIYALDPINIIFKWKLTMTPTSTVFLMWRKPPVDVFLKVYVFNITNAEAFLNKEEKLRVQEVGPYVYQEILENTKVVWHDNGTISYVPKRTVVYRPDMSISDPTKDIVTVTNIPFLGVSSALHDASFFVNYPLASLTNLLDTKPILNMTVYEYLWGYEDPLVRLASGIVPNFINFRKFGLLDRMYDEGDNLVNVNIKKNKNMSDENGRYLSIQRYNGSPGLPNWGYQEEEGNETISGNTICNRIEGATEGTIFPTNLDKNAVFRVFRKAFCRALPIVFKNEVTTSSGITGWEYSLADNFLDPPDMNPDNECYCRKMKKCLKKGLSDLTPCYYNIPAAVSLPHFLDADPSLLKNIEGLQPIREKHQTRVILQPAIGIPIKVNSRIQTNLVMQKIYYNSRIEAFSDLTIPLFWTDLEIPSISSELLMTIKLLLQIGPIVQTVMICLFAIAGVTTFLLSLIGMLWILNQQTEQNTDGRRDSIDLKIPLGYGQYTAIRILPAIKKITSKTDLFS; encoded by the exons atgaaGATCCCAGCACAACTTCAAGAATTCAAAA aatgtcttattatttttatggttgGCATCATATGCAGTATTTTATCATGTACTATCTACGCCTTAGATCcaattaatatcatttttaaatgg AAATTAACAATGACACCAACATCAACAGTTTTTCTTATGTGGAGAAAACCACCAGTTGATGTATTCCTTAAAGTATACGTATTTAATATTACTAATGCCGAAGCATTTTTgaataaagaagaaaaattacGAGTACAAGAAGTTGGACCTTACGTTTACCA GGAGATTTTAGAAAATACCAAGGTCGTATGGCATGATAACGGTACCATCTCCTATGTACCTAAGCGAACAGTTGTTTATCGTCCAGATATGTCAATAAGTGATCCTACAAAAGATATAGTCACTGTTACCAACATTCCATTTTTG ggaGTCTCGTCAGCACTTCACGACGCCAGTTTCTTTGTTAACTATCCATTAGCATCGCTGACTAATTTATTAGACACTAAACCTATTCTCAACATGACTGTATATGAATATCTTTGGGGATATGAAGATCCACTAGTTCGTTTAGCTAGTGGTATTGTTCCAAACTTTATtaactttagaaaatttgGACTGCTCGATAGG ATGTATGATGAGGGCGATAATTTGgtaaatgttaatattaaaaaaaataaaaacatgtcGGACGAAAATGGTCGTTATTTGAGTATTCAGCGTTATAATGGAAGTCCTGGTTTACCAAACTGGGGCTATCAAGAAGAGGAAGGCAATGAAACGATTTCTGG TAATACAATTTGTAATCGGATCGAAGGAGCTACCGAAGGCACTATTTTCCCAACTAATCTTGACAAAAATGCAGTATTTAGAGTTTTTAGAAAAGCTTTCTGTCGAGCACTTCCGATAGTCTTCAAAAATGAAGTAACAACATCTTCAGGAATTACAGGATGGGAGTACTCGCTGGCAGACAATTTTCTTGATCCACCTGATATGAATCCCGATAATGAATGTTACTGccgtaaaatgaaaaaatgtttaaaaaaaggtCTCTCTGATCTTACTCCCTGCTACTATA acataCCAGCCGCAGTGTCATTACCACACTTCCTGGATGCTGATCCGAGtcttctaaaaaatattgaaggcCTTCAACCAATCCGTGAGAAACATCAAACAAGAGTTATACTTCAACCG GCAATTGGCATTCCtataaaagtaaattcaaGAATACAAACTAATCTGGTAATGCAGAAAATATACTATAATAGTAGGATTGAAGCGTTTAGTGATCTTACAATACCATTATTTTGGACTGATTTA gAAATTCCATCAATTAGTTCTGAACttttaatgacaataaaattgttactCCAAATCGGACCAATCGTGCAAACAGTAATGATTTGCCTTTTTGCAATAGCTGGGGTAACAACATTTTTGTTATCATTAATTGGAATGCTATGGATATTAAATCAACAAACTGAACAAAATACTGATGGAAGAAGAGACAGTATTGACTTGAAAATACCACTTGGATATGGTCAATATACGGCAATCCGAATTTTACCCGCAATTAAAAAGATAACTTCAAAAACAGATTTGTTTAGCTAA
- the LOC130671394 gene encoding acireductone dioxygenase-like produces the protein MVRAWYMDDSCSDQRLEHHRIPPKYVSSSELLKFIRVELYKIDPQKYETDKILQELRSERGLTYKDEFETSQETLADYEKELKTFFTEHLHDHEEIRLVLNGSGYFDVRDKNDEWIRIEVKSGDLIITPSGVYHRFTLDINNYIKAKRYFVGAPVWTSYNRPADEMECRQKYLDRFKNNFTTSDQKN, from the exons ATGGTCCGAGCTTGGTACATGGACGATAGTTGCAGCGATCAACGTTTAGAACATCATAGAATACCTCCGAAGTATGTTTCTTCATCTGAATTGTTGAAATTCATTAGAGTAGAACTTTATAAG ATTGATCCACAAAAATATGagacagataaaattttacaagaatTAAGATCAGAAAGGGGTTTAACATATAAGGATGAGTTTGAGACTTCTCAAGAAACTTTGGCTGATTATGAAAAAGAA ttaaaaactttttttactgaaCATCTTCATGATCATGAAGAAATTCGTTTAGTATTAAACGGATCAGGATACTTTGATGTTCGagataaaaatgatgaatggATTAGAATCGAAGTTAAATCTggagatttaattattacccCCAGTGGAGTATATCACCGATTCACGCttgatataaat aatTATATAAAAGCTAAGCGTTATTTTGTTGGCGCACCCGTATGGACGTCATATAATAGACCTGCTGATGAAATGGAGTGTCGTCAAAAGTATCTTGaccgttttaaaaataattttaccacaagtgatcaaaaaaattaa
- the LOC130672399 gene encoding acireductone dioxygenase translates to MVRAWYMDDSCTDQRLEHHRIPPKYISLSELFKLTGVEHFKIDPKNYETDKILQELRSKRGYSYEDEIECSQECLDNYEKKLKTFFTEHLHTDEEIRLVLNGSGYFDVRDKNDEWIRIEVKPGDLIIIPSGIYHRFTLDINNYIKAKRYFVGEPVWLPYNRPADEMECRQKYIDRLKNNFSTSVQEIKS, encoded by the exons ATGGTCCGAGCTTGGTACATGGATGATAGTTGCACCGATCAACGTTTAGAACATCATAGAATACCTCCGAAGTATATTTCTTTATCTGAATTGTTTAAACTTACTGGAGTAGAACATTTTAAG attgatccaaaAAACTATGaaacagataaaattttacaagagTTAAGATCAAAAAGGGGATATTCATATGAGGATGAGATTGAGTGTTCTCAAGAATGTTtggataattatgaaaaaaaa ttgaaaactttttttactgaaCATCTTCACACTGACGAAGAGATTCGTTTAGTATTAAACGGATCAGGATACTTTGATGTTCGagataaaaatgatgaatggATTAGAATTGAAGTTAAACCTggagatttaattattattcctaGTGGAATTTATCACCGATTTACGCttgatataaat AATTATATAAAAGCTAAACGTTATTTTGTTGGCGAACCAGTATGGCTGCCTTATAACAGACCTGCTGATGAAATGGAGTGTCGTCAAAAGTACATTGaccgtttaaaaaataattttagcaCAAGTGTTCAAGAAATTAAatcctaa